In the genome of Treponema pedis, one region contains:
- a CDS encoding hemolysin family protein — MGLFDKFKKKPNVSQILKNGLNDEKRDMIRGIVDLSDTAVKEVMIPRIDVDFLSLDTPGNEILDKISESGHSRFPVYEDSIDNVIGILYVKDILKLLPKNEKIDLKKVVRKAFFVPESKRIDDLLREFKRRHLHIAIAVDEYGGTSGIVCMEDIIEEIVGDIQDEFDNEGEDITKIGEGVWLCDARIDLDDLKEAIDAEDLPADEFETLGGFVFDLFGKIPVKYEKAVWQNYDFIVQDMDGHKVKTVKIILNKEALKPEAE; from the coding sequence ATGGGACTATTTGACAAATTTAAAAAGAAACCTAATGTTTCTCAAATTTTAAAAAACGGATTAAACGACGAAAAACGCGATATGATACGCGGTATAGTCGATTTATCGGATACGGCGGTTAAAGAGGTTATGATACCCAGAATCGACGTGGATTTCCTTTCTCTTGATACACCCGGCAATGAAATTTTGGATAAAATTTCAGAAAGCGGCCATTCCAGATTTCCGGTTTACGAGGATTCAATCGATAATGTAATAGGAATTCTTTACGTAAAAGATATTTTAAAACTTTTACCGAAAAATGAAAAAATCGATTTAAAAAAAGTCGTACGCAAGGCTTTTTTTGTTCCGGAATCGAAACGAATCGACGACCTTTTACGCGAATTTAAAAGACGGCATTTGCATATTGCAATAGCGGTGGATGAATACGGCGGAACCTCGGGAATAGTTTGTATGGAAGATATCATTGAGGAAATTGTCGGAGATATTCAAGATGAATTCGATAATGAAGGTGAAGATATAACAAAGATAGGGGAGGGTGTTTGGCTTTGTGATGCCAGAATAGACTTGGACGATTTAAAAGAAGCAATCGATGCCGAGGATTTACCCGCAGACGAGTTTGAAACCTTAGGCGGTTTTGTATTTGATTTATTCGGCAAAATACCGGTAAAATACGAAAAAGCCGTTTGGCAAAATTATGATTTTATCGTACAGGATATGGACGGACATAAGGTTAAAACGGTAAAAATAATATTAAACAAAGAAGCTTTAAAGCCCGAAGCGGAATAG
- a CDS encoding alanine/glycine:cation symporter family protein — MEVIVKGIQFLNSILWDYVLLFVLVGVGVFLSIKLRFPQISRMFPAMGKMFSDIKNKTEVPEGRMTPFQSLTTAVAAQVGTGNVVGVSTAIAAGGPGAAFWMLFSAFFGMSTIFVEAVLAQIFRETKNGELVGGPAYYIKNGLKSEWLSVIFAVFAIAALGFAGIMVQSNSVAVSVKTAFGFSNTWIAAGLLAVVGMILTGGMGRIASFTEKVVPVMAILYILGSLAIIIINASQFLPAIKAIFLGAFSPEAISGGVLGITVQHAVRYGVARGLFSNEAGMGSTPHSHAVASSEHPAEQGFTAMIGVFICTFLICLSTIIINLVSGSYDMTVPAELMKETGSTMTLKGFTLVFGRFGEIFLPVALTFFALTTIIGWYFVAESNVKLLAGKNKIIIAGFKFIVLTFMVLGIYLDPSFVWQLTDLFTGLMALPNIAALLLSKRCSFSLR, encoded by the coding sequence ATGGAAGTAATCGTAAAAGGCATACAATTTTTAAATTCAATCTTATGGGATTATGTTTTATTATTTGTTTTAGTAGGCGTCGGAGTTTTTCTTTCCATTAAGTTAAGATTCCCGCAAATAAGCAGAATGTTTCCTGCAATGGGCAAAATGTTTTCGGATATAAAAAACAAGACGGAAGTGCCTGAAGGCAGAATGACGCCCTTTCAATCCCTTACAACTGCCGTTGCGGCACAGGTAGGGACCGGGAATGTTGTAGGTGTTTCTACCGCAATTGCTGCAGGAGGTCCCGGTGCCGCATTTTGGATGTTATTTTCCGCCTTTTTCGGAATGTCCACAATTTTCGTTGAAGCTGTATTGGCGCAAATTTTCCGTGAAACAAAAAACGGAGAATTGGTAGGCGGTCCCGCTTATTATATAAAAAACGGATTAAAATCCGAATGGCTTTCGGTAATATTTGCGGTTTTTGCAATAGCCGCTTTAGGATTTGCAGGTATTATGGTTCAATCCAATTCCGTGGCGGTTTCCGTTAAAACCGCATTCGGTTTTTCAAACACATGGATTGCGGCAGGCCTTTTGGCTGTAGTCGGAATGATATTGACAGGAGGTATGGGACGTATTGCAAGTTTTACCGAAAAGGTTGTTCCCGTTATGGCAATTCTTTATATTTTAGGCTCTCTTGCTATTATTATAATAAACGCTTCCCAATTTTTGCCCGCTATTAAGGCGATTTTTTTAGGAGCTTTTTCGCCTGAAGCTATTTCAGGAGGAGTGTTGGGTATTACAGTACAACACGCCGTACGGTACGGAGTAGCCCGCGGGCTTTTTTCCAATGAAGCAGGTATGGGCTCTACTCCTCACTCCCATGCCGTCGCAAGCTCGGAACACCCTGCCGAACAGGGTTTTACTGCAATGATAGGTGTTTTTATCTGTACTTTTTTAATTTGTTTAAGTACTATTATTATAAATCTCGTTTCAGGTTCTTATGATATGACCGTTCCTGCCGAACTGATGAAAGAAACGGGTTCCACTATGACGTTAAAAGGCTTTACACTGGTTTTCGGACGTTTCGGTGAAATTTTTCTTCCCGTTGCATTAACTTTTTTTGCACTTACTACAATTATAGGCTGGTATTTCGTCGCCGAATCAAATGTTAAGCTGTTGGCCGGGAAAAATAAGATTATAATTGCAGGTTTTAAATTTATTGTTTTAACATTTATGGTGCTGGGTATCTATTTAGACCCTTCCTTTGTTTGGCAGCTTACAGACCTGTTTACAGGTTTAATGGCTCTTCCCAATATCGCCGCCTTACTTTTAAGCAAAAGATGTTCTTTCTCATTACGATAG
- a CDS encoding PhoH family protein translates to MEKTYTIVLKDKTVLSALCGANDKNLGSLESYLGAQVVCRGNELSVLSSDDEVCKRFQHVVDKAVNSSEITSDNSADYLQSLISTMDGKTDNDEFELSCIHIPRGIRSVYPKNRHQLEFINSIKNNDISFGLGAAGTGKTYIAVACALQMLMSRQVRKIVLTRPVVEAGESLGFLPGDLVQKITPYLRPLYDTIELLLPFEFIRQMEESNMFEVAPLAYMRGRTLHNSVVILDEAQNTTREQMKMFLTRMGEGSKLIITGDPSQSDITSGKNSGLAHAVSLLNKIKGIGIIRFSAADVVRHSLVQKIITAYERSDENLSG, encoded by the coding sequence TTGGAAAAAACATATACAATTGTTTTAAAAGATAAGACCGTTTTATCTGCATTATGCGGAGCAAATGATAAAAACTTAGGCAGCCTTGAAAGTTATTTGGGGGCGCAAGTTGTATGCCGAGGTAATGAATTAAGCGTGCTAAGCTCCGATGATGAGGTATGTAAACGCTTTCAACATGTAGTGGATAAGGCCGTCAATTCCTCCGAAATTACATCGGACAATTCCGCGGATTATTTACAATCGCTTATTTCAACTATGGACGGTAAAACGGATAATGATGAGTTTGAGCTAAGCTGTATTCATATCCCGCGGGGAATCCGCTCCGTATATCCTAAAAACAGACATCAGCTTGAGTTTATAAACTCCATAAAAAATAACGATATAAGTTTCGGCCTCGGAGCTGCGGGAACGGGAAAAACCTACATTGCGGTAGCTTGTGCATTACAAATGCTTATGAGCCGTCAAGTGCGTAAAATTGTTTTAACCCGTCCTGTAGTTGAAGCGGGAGAAAGTTTAGGCTTTTTGCCCGGCGACCTTGTCCAAAAAATAACCCCTTATTTGAGACCTCTTTACGATACGATTGAGCTTTTACTCCCCTTTGAATTTATCCGCCAAATGGAAGAATCGAATATGTTTGAAGTAGCTCCCTTGGCCTATATGCGCGGGCGTACTCTTCACAATTCGGTAGTTATTTTGGACGAAGCCCAAAATACCACGAGGGAGCAAATGAAAATGTTTTTAACCCGTATGGGTGAAGGCTCAAAGCTGATTATAACGGGAGACCCGTCTCAATCCGATATTACTTCAGGAAAAAATTCGGGACTTGCTCATGCGGTAAGTCTTTTAAATAAAATAAAGGGAATAGGAATTATCCGATTTTCGGCGGCCGATGTAGTGCGCCATTCTCTTGTTCAAAAAATAATAACAGCTTACGAAAGGAGCGATGAAAACCTTTCCGGATAA
- a CDS encoding OmpA family protein, translated as MKKKLGCLILLNIGLLIFAQTEKSQNRITVTERADYSVYVNGKYIGLGYREAKFYLLETEQRYENYSVFKYEGEAFVTGKTRKNMKGTALPVDSILPIEFTVNTEPEREIDNPYQLEEFTKDYGYPVLRSFPVLPLKDFDLITVGEKWTGKSTIAVSPKADKKPVRIPVYSEFEYKGKTVYNGENVYYVQAVFGMRYMQTDELGDSGMIRSEGGRKADIYYDENNRLIFIREKIDEEFFYSDNTSIKHKGFLLHFYRHSGKIKGGAALQKAEAFPEKSLPKNENFDVAKTKRGTVLNLKNLNFIADKAELISGEEKKLMEIAEILKNSEADFFFVEGHTADIGKSEDEKKLSLERAKTITEILIKSGVSPEKLIYGGAGGTKPIASNDTEEGRAKNRRVEITIME; from the coding sequence ATGAAAAAGAAATTGGGCTGCTTAATTCTTTTGAATATCGGTCTTCTTATTTTTGCACAAACCGAAAAATCACAAAACAGAATAACGGTTACGGAGCGGGCGGATTATTCCGTTTATGTAAACGGAAAATATATAGGGCTCGGTTACCGTGAAGCTAAATTTTATCTTCTTGAAACGGAACAACGATATGAAAATTATTCTGTTTTTAAGTATGAGGGTGAAGCCTTTGTTACCGGTAAAACAAGAAAAAATATGAAAGGTACAGCCCTTCCTGTGGATTCGATTTTACCGATTGAATTTACCGTAAATACCGAACCCGAACGTGAAATAGATAATCCTTATCAGCTTGAAGAATTTACAAAGGATTACGGCTATCCCGTATTACGAAGTTTTCCCGTTTTACCTTTAAAAGATTTTGATTTAATTACTGTAGGAGAAAAATGGACAGGAAAGAGTACAATCGCTGTAAGTCCTAAAGCGGATAAAAAACCTGTAAGAATCCCCGTATATTCCGAATTTGAATATAAAGGGAAAACCGTTTATAACGGAGAAAACGTATACTATGTTCAAGCCGTTTTCGGAATGCGCTATATGCAAACCGATGAACTTGGGGATAGCGGAATGATAAGGTCGGAAGGAGGGCGTAAGGCCGATATTTATTACGATGAAAACAACCGCTTAATTTTTATAAGGGAAAAAATAGATGAAGAATTTTTTTATTCCGATAACACAAGCATAAAACATAAGGGCTTTTTATTGCACTTTTATCGGCATTCGGGAAAAATTAAAGGCGGGGCCGCTTTACAAAAAGCTGAAGCTTTTCCTGAAAAATCTCTTCCTAAAAACGAAAATTTTGATGTAGCGAAAACAAAACGGGGGACGGTCTTAAATTTAAAAAATTTAAATTTTATTGCGGATAAGGCCGAGCTTATTTCGGGGGAAGAAAAAAAACTTATGGAAATAGCGGAGATTTTAAAAAATTCCGAAGCGGACTTCTTTTTTGTTGAAGGTCATACGGCGGATATCGGAAAAAGCGAAGATGAAAAAAAGCTTTCTTTGGAGCGTGCAAAAACAATAACGGAAATTCTTATTAAATCGGGAGTTAGTCCCGAAAAACTGATTTACGGAGGTGCGGGAGGAACAAAACCAATCGCATCAAACGATACGGAAGAGGGAAGGGCAAAAAACAGACGCGTGGAAATTACAATTATGGAATAA
- the ybeY gene encoding rRNA maturation RNase YbeY encodes MSNSVCVSFTGDEPPGFIPVKKIEKFVLTVLKDLKHENWDISILFCDDGFIRNLNKQYRNIDSPTDVLSFEQGDEYFDERNEKRFNAGDIIISLETLDFHSKEFDVGKNEELKRLLIHGILHLSGMNHSDNSPEQEMLVLQENLLKNYNNTIVYLE; translated from the coding sequence ATGTCTAATTCTGTTTGTGTATCTTTTACGGGTGATGAACCGCCGGGGTTTATCCCTGTAAAAAAGATTGAAAAATTCGTTTTAACCGTTTTAAAAGACTTAAAACACGAAAATTGGGATATCTCGATTTTGTTTTGTGATGACGGGTTTATCCGAAATCTAAATAAACAATACAGAAATATCGACTCTCCTACCGACGTTCTTTCATTTGAACAGGGCGATGAGTATTTTGATGAAAGAAACGAAAAACGTTTTAATGCGGGCGATATAATAATAAGTCTTGAAACCTTGGATTTTCATTCAAAAGAATTTGATGTCGGAAAAAACGAAGAATTAAAACGCCTTCTTATTCACGGAATACTTCATTTAAGCGGAATGAATCATTCCGACAATTCTCCCGAGCAGGAAATGCTGGTACTTCAGGAAAATTTACTGAAAAATTATAATAATACAATTGTATATTTGGAATAA
- a CDS encoding chromate transporter, with product MNKTAALEKLKILFSLFFTFFKIGAVTFGGGLAMLPILKRDLADSKKWITEEEIIDYFAIGQCTPGIIAVNVATFVGYKKCGIIGAAIATFGIVLPSLITITVIAGFIESFSEIFWVKKALKGINIAVSVLLLRAVFDFGKKTVFDVFTLLIAVFSFSAMFIFKVQGIWIVAFSAFSGWLIQTLKAVYKGDKK from the coding sequence ATGAATAAAACAGCCGCTCTTGAAAAATTAAAAATTTTATTTTCTCTTTTTTTTACTTTTTTTAAAATAGGAGCCGTTACCTTCGGAGGAGGACTTGCAATGCTTCCTATTTTAAAACGCGACTTGGCGGATTCAAAAAAATGGATTACGGAAGAAGAAATAATAGATTATTTTGCAATAGGGCAGTGCACTCCGGGAATTATTGCGGTAAATGTTGCGACCTTTGTAGGTTATAAAAAATGCGGAATAATCGGTGCCGCTATTGCAACATTCGGAATTGTTCTTCCTTCTTTAATTACGATTACCGTAATTGCGGGCTTTATTGAAAGTTTCAGTGAAATATTTTGGGTAAAAAAAGCTTTAAAAGGAATTAATATTGCCGTTTCCGTTTTGCTTTTACGTGCCGTTTTCGATTTCGGAAAAAAAACCGTATTTGATGTATTTACGCTTTTAATTGCCGTTTTTTCTTTCAGTGCAATGTTTATTTTTAAAGTTCAAGGTATATGGATTGTTGCATTTTCAGCATTTTCAGGCTGGCTTATACAAACTTTAAAAGCCGTTTATAAAGGGGATAAGAAATAA
- the yqeK gene encoding bis(5'-nucleosyl)-tetraphosphatase (symmetrical) YqeK, with translation MNKCDKCCILAPMPELSLKNLTALINSYAKTNLTESRYAHSVRVAEYSSYLASLYKEENVMPELAYFTGLSHDICKKCDDETLLKIVKEDGLGIDEVEKTRLNLLHGRAAAVILKTEFGVTDNSILKAVAFHTFGYEGIDALGKIVYIADKIEPGRPDTECFREFAETASLNTLMLKVLDWNISYIEKKGGNLHTLTQKMYDGLLKEAALIGQHSRF, from the coding sequence TTGAATAAATGCGATAAATGCTGTATACTCGCTCCCATGCCTGAACTATCTTTAAAAAATTTAACCGCACTGATAAATTCTTATGCAAAGACAAATTTAACCGAATCCAGGTATGCTCATTCGGTGCGGGTTGCGGAATATTCATCTTATCTTGCAAGTTTATACAAAGAAGAAAATGTTATGCCGGAGCTTGCATATTTTACCGGTCTTTCACATGATATATGTAAAAAATGCGACGATGAAACTCTTTTAAAAATTGTAAAAGAAGACGGTTTGGGAATAGATGAGGTTGAAAAGACAAGATTAAATCTTTTACACGGAAGGGCCGCAGCGGTTATTTTAAAAACCGAATTCGGAGTTACTGATAACTCAATTTTAAAAGCGGTTGCTTTTCATACCTTCGGATATGAGGGAATTGACGCTCTGGGAAAAATAGTTTATATTGCAGATAAGATTGAACCGGGTCGGCCGGATACCGAATGTTTCCGTGAATTTGCCGAAACGGCATCACTTAATACTCTTATGCTTAAAGTCTTGGATTGGAATATTTCTTATATTGAAAAAAAAGGCGGCAACCTTCATACTCTTACACAAAAAATGTACGACGGATTATTAAAAGAAGCCGCTTTAATCGGGCAGCACAGCCGATTCTAA
- a CDS encoding LCP family protein: MKIKLMDTGKNAIFLLMILVVFITSGIAVLIKMRTDVFETYLSDDKILKVLVVIEDNGNPISSNVIAYYPETKRSAMFDIPSNTGLIIQSLNRTDGIGAVYTEKGIESFKKEIEKLTGISIPIYMTCTLENFAELTDMLGGLSVFIPTPVDIDNEAMRILLPSGSVALDGDKMRDYLIYEDELDGDGEAALRKQKAFLAMLRAVNDNSPDIFSEEKFQVVQNNFSSNIKGEDFKKLIEYLCKMDSERLVPQRLTGTVRYVEEKKLLFPFRDGQQLKEIIRQAIAVLASEDSSALERIYALEILNGTNVQGLAKNTSEVYQSFGYDVIQVGNTEEPAAETVLIDRIGNSTVAKIVAQVIRCKNIRTTQLPSDAEYGSETNVDFTIILGSDFNGYYVVPKK; this comes from the coding sequence ATGAAAATTAAACTTATGGATACCGGAAAAAATGCCATTTTCCTCTTAATGATTCTTGTAGTATTTATAACTTCGGGCATTGCAGTTTTAATAAAAATGAGAACCGATGTTTTTGAAACTTATCTTTCCGACGATAAAATTTTAAAGGTGCTTGTCGTTATTGAAGATAACGGGAATCCTATTTCATCTAATGTAATTGCTTATTATCCTGAAACCAAAAGAAGTGCTATGTTTGATATTCCTTCAAACACGGGCTTAATTATTCAATCCTTAAACAGAACCGACGGTATAGGAGCCGTTTATACCGAAAAAGGAATAGAAAGTTTTAAAAAAGAAATTGAAAAACTTACAGGCATTTCCATACCGATTTATATGACTTGCACTTTGGAAAATTTTGCCGAATTAACCGATATGCTTGGAGGTCTTTCCGTTTTTATTCCGACTCCGGTGGATATAGATAATGAAGCTATGCGTATTCTTCTTCCCTCCGGTTCGGTTGCTTTGGACGGAGATAAGATGCGGGACTATCTTATTTACGAAGATGAACTTGACGGAGACGGAGAAGCCGCGTTAAGAAAACAAAAAGCCTTTCTTGCAATGCTGCGGGCCGTTAACGATAATTCTCCCGATATTTTTTCGGAGGAAAAATTTCAAGTCGTCCAAAACAATTTCAGCTCGAATATAAAAGGCGAGGACTTTAAAAAGTTAATTGAATATTTGTGTAAAATGGATTCCGAAAGACTTGTTCCGCAGCGTCTTACGGGAACCGTAAGATATGTAGAAGAAAAAAAACTTTTATTTCCTTTTAGAGACGGACAGCAGCTGAAAGAAATTATAAGGCAGGCAATTGCAGTTTTAGCTTCCGAAGACTCTTCCGCTCTGGAACGTATTTATGCACTTGAAATATTAAACGGAACAAATGTTCAAGGGTTGGCAAAAAACACTTCCGAAGTTTATCAGAGTTTCGGTTACGATGTAATTCAGGTGGGAAATACGGAAGAACCGGCGGCTGAAACAGTCTTAATAGACAGAATAGGAAATTCTACCGTAGCAAAAATCGTTGCGCAAGTTATCCGTTGCAAAAATATCCGCACTACACAGCTTCCCTCCGATGCCGAATACGGAAGCGAAACCAATGTGGATTTTACTATAATTTTAGGTTCCGATTTTAACGGATATTATGTCGTTCCTAAAAAATAA
- a CDS encoding HD family phosphohydrolase, giving the protein MVASSDIISNRTIEYVDEKATKIRKITAKNSVLPVFYRDSAVSSGILKTYSEFLNFLIEAKTNAKAFSAFKSAVLDQYPTIINEKNLERLYNSPDFYEITTVATSILRQIVDTGLIEFPAKGIEDLNETELTIVTKQFDKQSYENVSVKKPVLIENLSAAVNTILVSIKKSEFNIYVVSLLEPFVKPNIIFASEETEMRINEALKQVQPVKVTIAKGQRIIKRGFAITDEAVEQLKIYAEDGEHIDFIQLAGAIIFLAFSLITSLFLFSKKVIGNSLDFEFNLLILILFDIIYVLLLFTSKLGISSYPLNISAVLPVAFFGMLIAALISQKIAALTVIVLTLAVFGASGYKIQPALFALFSGLAGTGLINITGKRMDLIKTSCILTFVQPVIISALMIIFPGSASDKTFLVLETGLNGFISGILVLGFLPILETLLNTPTSFRLIELSDLNSPIMKKMLLTVAGTYNHSMMVANLAESACREIGANPLLARVGGYYHDIGKMDQGEYFAENQSTYNKHLDLNPRLSATILRSHVKLGVEKARQLHFPQAVIDIIAEHHGNSLITYFYAKAKEADPNVNPEDFSYPGTPPRSKESAVVMLADTVEAACRSLDNYSATRLKKFIDELISNKIKMGMLDNSNLTFSEIKIIKESFLNILIGYYHSRMKYPNQKDGDDDEAEDSNKKMSQKAEVEIIGQVSKGNNNV; this is encoded by the coding sequence ATGGTTGCAAGCAGCGATATAATTTCCAACAGAACAATAGAGTATGTGGACGAAAAAGCGACTAAAATACGCAAGATTACCGCAAAAAATTCCGTTTTACCGGTTTTTTATAGAGATAGCGCAGTTTCTTCAGGAATTTTAAAAACTTATTCCGAATTTTTAAATTTTTTGATAGAGGCTAAAACAAATGCAAAGGCCTTTTCCGCCTTTAAATCCGCCGTTTTGGACCAATATCCCACAATTATAAATGAAAAAAATTTGGAGCGGCTTTATAATTCTCCTGATTTTTATGAAATAACTACAGTTGCTACAAGTATATTGCGGCAAATAGTGGATACCGGACTTATAGAATTTCCTGCAAAGGGAATTGAAGATTTAAATGAAACGGAATTAACTATAGTAACAAAACAATTCGATAAACAATCTTATGAAAATGTTTCGGTTAAAAAACCGGTACTTATTGAAAACCTTTCCGCAGCGGTAAATACAATCCTTGTATCAATTAAAAAATCCGAATTTAATATATATGTTGTAAGTCTTTTGGAGCCGTTTGTAAAACCTAATATTATTTTTGCTTCCGAAGAAACTGAAATGCGTATAAATGAAGCTTTAAAGCAAGTGCAGCCTGTAAAGGTTACGATTGCAAAAGGACAAAGAATTATAAAGCGCGGATTTGCAATAACGGATGAAGCCGTAGAACAGTTAAAAATTTATGCTGAAGATGGAGAACATATAGATTTTATACAGCTTGCAGGAGCGATTATTTTTTTAGCTTTCAGTTTAATTACTTCTTTATTTTTATTTTCAAAAAAAGTTATAGGGAACTCGCTTGATTTTGAATTTAATTTATTGATTTTAATTTTATTTGATATTATTTATGTTTTACTTTTATTTACATCAAAACTCGGTATTTCTTCTTACCCTTTAAATATCAGTGCCGTCTTACCTGTAGCCTTTTTCGGAATGCTTATTGCAGCTCTAATTTCTCAAAAGATTGCCGCTTTGACGGTTATAGTTTTAACTCTTGCCGTTTTCGGCGCCTCAGGGTATAAAATTCAGCCCGCACTGTTTGCTCTTTTTTCAGGTCTTGCAGGGACCGGGTTAATAAATATAACGGGAAAACGCATGGATTTAATAAAAACTTCCTGTATTTTAACCTTTGTTCAACCTGTAATTATATCGGCCCTTATGATAATATTTCCCGGCAGTGCATCCGATAAAACGTTTTTGGTTTTGGAAACCGGTTTAAACGGTTTTATAAGCGGAATTTTAGTTTTGGGTTTTTTACCTATTTTGGAAACACTTTTAAATACACCTACAAGTTTCCGCCTTATAGAACTTTCAGACCTTAATTCTCCGATAATGAAAAAAATGCTTTTAACCGTTGCGGGCACTTACAACCATTCGATGATGGTGGCAAATCTTGCCGAAAGTGCATGCCGTGAAATAGGAGCAAATCCTCTTTTGGCACGTGTAGGCGGTTATTATCACGATATAGGAAAAATGGATCAGGGGGAATACTTTGCCGAAAATCAAAGCACTTACAATAAGCATTTGGACTTAAACCCTCGTCTTTCGGCTACAATCCTTAGAAGTCATGTAAAATTGGGTGTCGAAAAAGCCCGTCAATTGCATTTTCCGCAAGCTGTTATCGATATAATTGCGGAACATCACGGAAACAGCTTAATAACTTATTTTTATGCAAAGGCAAAAGAAGCCGACCCTAATGTAAACCCCGAAGACTTTTCGTATCCCGGAACCCCTCCGCGCTCGAAAGAATCGGCTGTAGTTATGCTTGCCGATACCGTAGAAGCCGCTTGCCGTTCTTTGGACAACTACAGCGCTACGAGGCTTAAAAAATTTATAGATGAACTTATTTCAAATAAAATAAAAATGGGAATGCTTGACAATTCAAATCTCACCTTTAGCGAAATAAAAATAATTAAAGAATCCTTTTTGAATATTTTGATAGGTTATTACCATTCAAGAATGAAATATCCCAATCAAAAAGACGGCGATGATGATGAAGCTGAGGATTCAAATAAAAAAATGTCGCAAAAAGCCGAAGTTGAAATTATAGGGCAAGTCTCTAAAGGAAATAATAATGTCTAA
- the rsfS gene encoding ribosome silencing factor — translation MIENFDFYKPALELGKLLKDFKAEETVVLDLRDKNIWTDFFIICTVTSAAHAGGLEKRIYEAVPQYGLEEYHTKRKSPDGDEWKLIDLGGIVIHLMSKTARNFYTLEKIWYDSKNILEE, via the coding sequence ATGATTGAAAATTTCGATTTTTATAAGCCGGCTTTAGAGCTCGGGAAACTTTTAAAAGACTTTAAAGCGGAAGAAACCGTTGTTTTGGATTTACGCGATAAAAATATTTGGACCGATTTTTTTATCATTTGTACGGTAACAAGTGCGGCTCATGCAGGCGGTTTGGAAAAACGTATTTATGAGGCTGTTCCGCAATACGGCTTGGAAGAGTACCATACAAAACGTAAAAGTCCCGACGGTGATGAATGGAAACTGATTGATTTGGGCGGAATAGTAATTCACTTAATGAGTAAAACCGCACGGAATTTTTATACACTGGAAAAAATTTGGTATGATTCTAAAAATATTTTAGAAGAATAA
- a CDS encoding chromate transporter: protein MGLIGLFFLFMYIGACTIGGGLVAVSLMQQELIPRGLITSEDFFAMVAISESTPGPIGINMATYIGYKLYGVTGGIVLTAGIVLPSLIVIVLIARFAASFQEKPLVKKSFYGLRAGAVGMIAVAFWQVLNISVFTLNNFKATGKLIDLLNLKQALFFCVLFALTLCLKKLHPVILVILSALFGILFL from the coding sequence ATGGGTTTAATAGGCTTATTTTTTTTGTTTATGTATATAGGAGCCTGTACAATAGGAGGCGGTTTGGTTGCAGTCAGTTTAATGCAGCAAGAACTTATTCCGCGCGGTCTTATAACAAGTGAGGACTTTTTTGCAATGGTCGCTATTTCCGAATCCACCCCGGGCCCTATAGGTATAAATATGGCAACTTATATAGGATATAAACTTTACGGAGTTACAGGCGGAATTGTACTTACGGCAGGAATTGTTTTGCCCTCGCTTATAGTAATTGTTTTGATAGCCCGCTTTGCGGCTTCTTTTCAGGAAAAGCCTTTAGTAAAAAAAAGTTTTTACGGCCTTCGTGCGGGAGCCGTCGGTATGATTGCGGTAGCTTTTTGGCAGGTTTTAAATATTTCCGTTTTTACTTTAAATAATTTTAAGGCTACAGGCAAATTAATCGATTTGCTTAATTTAAAACAAGCCTTATTTTTTTGTGTTTTATTCGCTTTAACTTTATGTTTAAAAAAATTACATCCTGTAATTTTAGTTATTTTAAGCGCCTTATTCGGTATTTTATTTTTGTAA